Proteins encoded in a region of the Populus nigra chromosome 3, ddPopNigr1.1, whole genome shotgun sequence genome:
- the LOC133688252 gene encoding pollen receptor-like kinase 3, with amino-acid sequence MAAVRIRTVFVLSLLTFSFSLSKLAFSLTENEALLKVKSSFTNAEALDDWDSRSSPCVKRWAGIICFGGLITGLHLSDFGLSGTIDIEALQQLRALRTLSLKNNSFSGQIPAFNKLGALKLLLLSHNKFSGQIPNDFFSSMASLKKVWLSNNDFTGNIPVSLMSLPHLLELHLEGNQFSGHIPPLKKPTTVTSLDLSHNKLEGEIPDSFSKFSNESFLGNDRLCGKQLDRDCSLMVAESLPQPAVEEKKESANSDGHTKLAIGIGVLVVMGILIIAAFTGRKKDKDDDFSILEKETPAEMIPVRVRSIKKPAEGSTRRGFDSSRKGSSHGSKNGMGDLIMINDEKGAFGLPDLMKAAAEVLGNGGLGSAYKAVMTNGLSVVVKRMREMNKLGRDGFDVEMRRFGRIKHKNILAPLAYHYRKEEKLLVSEYVPKGSLLYVLHGDRGTCHADLNWPTRLKIIKGISSALGFLHSEYATYDLPHGNLKSSNVLLSENYEPLIIDYALDPLTNPNHAAQAMFAYKSPEYIQHQQISPKSDVYCLGIIILEIITGKFPSQYLTNGKGGTDVVQWVVQASSEQREQDLIDPEIANNTSSIDQMVQLLRIGATCIESSPVQRLDTREAIRRIEQILV; translated from the exons ATGGCTGCTGTTCGTATTCGTACCGTCTTCGTGCTTTCCCTTCTCACCTTCTCCTTCTCCCTCTCCAAACTTGCATTTTCCTTGACAGAAAACGAGGCTCTCCTCAAGGTCAAGAGCTCTTTCACCAACGCTGAGGCATTGGATGATTGGGATTCACGCTCCTCTCCTTGTGTTAAGAGGTGGGCTGGTATCATTTGTTTTGGTGGTCTCATCACAGGTCTCCATCTCTCAGACTTTGGTCTGTCAGGAACAATTGATATTGAGGCATTGCAACAACTCCGTGCTCTTCGAACCCTCAGTTTAAAGAACAACTCTTTCTCCGGTCAAATCCCAGCGTTCAATAAATTGGGTGCACTGAAATTACTCTTGTTGTCTCACAACAAGTTTTCAGGCCAAATACCAAATGATTTCTTTTCCTCCATGGCATCTTTAAAGAAAGTTTGGCTGTCTAATAATGATTTCACAGGGAATATACCTGTTTCATTAATGAGTTTACCGCATCTATTGGAACTGCATCTCGAAGGCAACCAATTCTCTGGACATATCCCACCGTTGAAAAAACCCACGACGGTAACTTCCCTGGACCTTTCACACAACAAACTTGAAGGAGAGATCCCCGACAGCTTTTCCAAATTCAGTAACGAATCATTTCTAGGAAATGACAGACTCTGTGGGAAACAACTTGACAGGGATTGCTCCTTAATGGTTGCAGAATCTTTGCCTCAACCTgctgttgaagaaaaaaaagaaagcgcAAATTCAGACGGTCATACCAAATTGGCAATTGGAATCGGAGTTCTAGTAGTGATGGGTATTTTAATTATCGCTGCCTTTACTGGGAGGAAGAAGGATAAAGACGATGATTTCAGTATTTTGGAGAAAGAAACACCCGCTGAGATGATTCCTGTGCGCGTACGCTCAATTAAGAAGCCAGCTGAAGGGAGTACTCGGAGAGGCTTTGACTCTTCCCGGAAGGGTTCCTCTCACGGAAGCAAGAATGGTATGGGTGATCTGATCATGATTAACGATGAAAAGGGTGCATTTGGATTGCCTGATTTGATGAAGGCAGCAGCAGAAGTGTTGGGAAATGGTGGGTTGGGGTCTGCATACAAGGCTGTCATGACAAATGGATTGTCAGTGGTGGTGAAGAGGATGAGGGAGATGAATAAGTTAGGGAGAGATGGGTTTGATGTTGAGATGAGACGGTTTGGAAGGATAaagcacaaaaatattttggcaCCATTGGCATACCATTACAGGAAGGAGGAGAAGCTGTTGGTATCAGAGTATGTGCCCAAGGGCAGCTTGTTGTATGTCTTGCATG GTGACCGTGGAACATGTCATGCCGACCTCAATTGGCCCACACGTCTGAAGATAATCAAGGGAATCTCAAGTGCATTAGGTTTTCTCCATTCAGAGTATGCAACCTATGACCTTCCACATGGAAATCTCAAGTCCAGCAATGTTCTTTTAAGTGAAAACTACGAGCCGCTAATCATTGACTATGCCCTGGACCCGCTAACCAATCCCAACCATGCTGCACAAGCGATGTTTGCTTACAAGTCCCCGGAATATATCCAACACCAGCAAATTTCTCCGAAGTCTGATGTCTATTGTCTAGGTATCATAATTCTTGAAATCATTACAGGGAAGTTCCCTTCTCAGTATCTTACCAATGGCAAGGGAGGGACTGATGTGGTCCAATGGGTCGTACAAGCAAGTTCTGAACAGAGAGAGCAGGACTTGATCGATCCTGAGATTGCGAACAACACTAGTTCAATTGACCAAATGGTGCAGTTACTCCGAATTGGGGCAACTTGCATCGAAAGTAGTCCAGTGCAGCGGTTAGACACGAGGGAAGCAATTAGGAGAATAGAACAAATACTAGTCTGA
- the LOC133688253 gene encoding photosystem I chlorophyll a/b-binding protein 6, chloroplastic has protein sequence MALNFASSSLSSLPTRTRDKPQKSLLGKIEKCQAVKVRVNATKGVSSVCEPLPPDRPLWFPGSSPPEWLDGSLPGDFGFDPLGLGSDPELLKWFAQAELIHGRWAMLAAAGILIPEWLERLGFIDNFNWFDAGTREYFADPTTLFVVQLILMGWVEGRRWADMIKPGCVDIDPKLPHKTKPKPDIGYPGGLWFDPWNWGRGSPEPVMAIRTKEIKNGRLAMLAFVGFWFQAIYTGEGPIDNLMAHIADPGHCNIFSAFTSH, from the exons ATGGCTCTGAACTTTGCCTCTTCTTCATTGTCAAGCCTTCCAACCAGGACAAG GGATAAACCTCAAAAATCCTTGCTGGGGAAAATTGAAAAATGCCAGGCAGTGAAAGTCAGAGTAAATGCAACAAAAGGGGTTTCAAGTGTATGTGAACCGCTCCCTCCGGATAGGCCATTGTGGTTCCCTGGTAGCTCACCACCTGAATGGCTTGACGGAAG CCTTCCTGGAGATTTCGGCTTCGACCCGCTTGGATTAG GGTCTGATCCAGAGTTGCTTAAATGGTTCGCACAAGCTGAGCTAATACATGGCAGGTGGGCAATGCTAGCCGCAGCAGGAATTCTCATCCCAGAATGGCTAGAAAGACTAGGCTTTATTGATAATTTCAATTGGTTTGATGCTGGCACTCGAGAATACTTTGCAGATCCTACAACCTTGTTTGTAGTGCAGTTAATCCTGATGGGCTGGGTTGAGGGAAGAAGATGGGCTGATATGATTAAGCCAGGGTGTGTTGACATAGATCCTAAATTACCACACAAAACGAAACCGAAGCCAGATATTGGCTACCCCGGTGGCTTATGGTTTGATCCCTGGAATTGGGGTAGAGGGTCACCGGAACCTGTAATGGCAATAAGGACTAAAGAGATAAAGAACGGGCGTCTTGCTATGCTAGCATTTGTTGGTTTTTGGTTCCAGGCCATTTACACTGGAGAAGGCCCTATTGATAATTTGATGGCTCACATTGCAGATCCTGGTCACTGCAACATATTTTCT GCTTTCACATCTCACTAA